The sequence tggagtgctgcatagatgacctggcctacataatcccccgacctcaaccaaattgagatggtttgggatgagtcagactgcagagttaaggaaaagcagccaacaagtgctcagcatatgttggaactccttcaagactgttgggaaagcattccaggtgaagctggttgagagaatgccaagagtgtgcaaagctgtcatcaaggcaaagggtggctactttgaataatcacaaatataaaatatattttgatttgtttaaaacttttttggttactacatgtgaaATTGCAAATGTGAATGTTTTTTACATGTAAACTTGCAATACATGGGAGGAGAAAACAcgttattctcctcacatgtgaaagGTGGTGTTAACTTGTAAACTCTAAATTTAATACATGTGAACATATGGATTCACATGAGAAAGTTTCAGCTTAACATGTGAAAAAAGCTATTTCACAATTTGTAAGAGATATTAGTACAGCATGAAGTTCCAAAGGCTTCACGTTCATCCAAAATAATTGTTGACCAACAGCGGTTTTGTGAAGTATAAACACAGGGCTCTTCAATTAGATTCTCAGCTCCTCTATAGGATATGTAATTACACTTGACCTTTCAGTGTCACAGCAGATGAGCTGACAGATGAATGTTGGCACGATGGGCTGAATTACATTTCATGGTACAAATCTGATTACACAAAAACCTGTCAACTAAAAGATTGGTGATGCATGGCAGGAAatgcagacaacatacagtacaatATTGTTGCTCATGTTACTTGAGTGGTGATGAAAATTACATTCAACTACATTTGAACAATACCGTTACAACAACTGTGTGGGTGTTACAGGAAACCACTTTAAATTAGTTATTTCCTCAGGGTTAAAACATTTGCATAGTTTGCATTACAGTTGGCTAAGACAGAGCAAATCTTATATTGTTACAACTATGGACCTTAATATGTGAACTTAATGGGTTATTGTATTGGcaatatataaaatatacttaaaaGGGGCATAAGTCTGCCCTGTTTTACAATATTTGTTGAAAGGCAATCAGACATTTGTATAAACTTTTGAATCAGCCTGGGAGAAAGAGGTCCCTCTACTCCTTGAAGAGCGTTCCTCCTCATCAAAAGCATTTTCAATCTTAGAAAGGAAAGAGTTACAGCATTTCTGCTTGAAGTCTTTGCCCATGAATGCATACAGAAATGGGTTCAGGCAACTGTTTGCACTAGCCAGAGTTGCAGATATATTTAGCCCTTCATGAATAACAGTTAGAGAAGTTTGATCGCGGGCTTTAAGTTCCAGAAGGATGAAGACATGATATGGAAGCCAGCTGATGAAAAATATGGCTATCAGTGCAGTCAGGACTCTGAAGGGTTTGGAGGACCTGGTCATCCTGTTGGTCCTCAGTCGCAGGATGAGGATAGAGTAGCagaagatgatgatgaggagCGGGAGCACAAAGCCACTGATAAATCGACTGACAGCTACAGTTATGTGACTGTTTGGGTGTGGGTAATAATTCAAGCACTTTATGCCATCTGTGGTTACTTGACGAAACACTGTGGAGGGAATGCTCAGTGCAACAGAGACGGCCCAGGCAAGAACCACAACTGCAGAGGCTTTCCTCACGGTTCGCTGGTTCTGGGCCCAAACTGGGAATACGACAAGTAGATAACGGTCAACACTGATGACGACCAGGAGGAAGATGCTACTGAACATGTTGAGGAACATCACAAAAGAGGTGAACTTGCACATGAAGTGCCCTAAGATCCACTCCTTTGTTACCATGTAGATTATGTTGAAGGGGAGACAGGCACAGAATATGAAGTCGGAGATGGCCAGGCTGAGGTACCAGGTGGTGTTGACCGTCTTTTTCATCTTGAGACCAGCTATCCAGATGACCACCCCATTCCCACAAACCCCCAGCAGTAAGAT comes from Salmo salar chromosome ssa20, Ssal_v3.1, whole genome shotgun sequence and encodes:
- the LOC106580391 gene encoding C3a anaphylatoxin chemotactic receptor — its product is MAAGTLDTITTNDDYLYDDSNSPPTQSSFGQPLDPSASSQGGWVILLVVNVVILLLGVCGNGVVIWIAGLKMKKTVNTTWYLSLAISDFIFCACLPFNIIYMVTKEWILGHFMCKFTSFVMFLNMFSSIFLLVVISVDRYLLVVFPVWAQNQRTVRKASAVVVLAWAVSVALSIPSTVFRQVTTDGIKCLNYYPHPNSHITVAVSRFISGFVLPLLIIIFCYSILILRLRTNRMTRSSKPFRVLTALIAIFFISWLPYHVFILLELKARDQTSLTVIHEGLNISATLASANSCLNPFLYAFMGKDFKQKCCNSFLSKIENAFDEEERSSRSRGTSFSQADSKVYTNV